The following DNA comes from Myxococcus fulvus.
GGCGTGCGGCGCGTGGCCGCCTTCTGCGGGCTGCCCATCGACGAGTCCCGGATGGGCGACATCCTGGAGCACTGCGGCATCGCCTACATGAAGCAGCACACCCAGCGCTTCGACAACCTGGGCCCCCGGGCCGCGGCGCTGGCGCGGGGCACCTTCATCCACCAGGGCGGCGTGGGTCAGGGACGCGCGATGCTCGACGAGGCGCAGCGCGCCGAGCTGGACGCGCGGGTGGATTCGGCCCGTCAGCGCCTGGGCATGCGGGGCACCGGGCCCTGACGCGGGCGGTCGCCTACACGTCCGGCTTGGAGGGCTTCTTGTCCTTCTGCTTGTCGTTCTTCCAGCCCCACGACGAGCTCCACATCCCCGGCCCCGTGAAGAGCACCGTGACGAGCGTCATCACCGCCGCGCCGATGAGGATTTCCCAGACCATGTCCTCGCCTCCTTCCACTTCCACAACCTGACGTCTCGCGCCCCGGTCGGCACGACGGAGGTCGGGTTCCACCCCTCGCCGCTTCGTGACTCGAGTCGCCCCGTGAGCCCGCCGCCATGGAGACCGGGCAGGCACGCTCTTTCCTGGAACACCTCGCGTGACGCGGCAAACTAGCAGCTCGCGTCACGAGTGCAATCGTGGACCCCCACGGGCACGGACAGCGTCCGCGCGGGCGCCTGGTGGTAGTGTGCACGGCCGCATGCCTGACCTGTCCACTCGCGGTGCACGGCCCCTGGCGTTCGTCGGGGCGTTGGGTCGTTCCTTCCTCCGCGCGCGGCTGGTGGGCGGACTGTTCCTGGGACTGCTCGGTTGTGACGGGCGCCCGCCGCCGGACCTCCCGGGCGCCGAGTGTCCCTCGGGACCGTGCGGCAACGGCGACGGGGAGGCCATCCGACCCGAGGGCAGCGTGCGCATCGCGGCGTACAACGTCCATCGCCTGTTCGACACCGTCTGCGACTCGGGTCGGTGCGGGGGTTCGGAGTACGAGGAGCTGCCCACGCGCGACGAGTTCGACGCGCAGGTGGCCCGGCTCTCCGGCGCAATCGGCCTGCTGGACGCGGACGTGGTGCTGCTGGCGGAGGTGGAGACGCAGGCGGGGCTGGACGCGCTCCAGGCGCGGCTGCCCGAGTTCCCGCACGCGGTGCTGGGTGAGATTCACGAGGATGCGAGCGTGGACGTGGGCGTGCTCTCCGCGTTCCCCATCACCTCGGTCGTCACGCACCGGCACCGCGCGCTGACGCGGCCGGACGGTTCGTCCACGCGCTTCGCTCGCGAGTTCCTGGAGGTGCACCTGGACGTGAACGGCAAGGAGGTCATCGTCTTCGCGGCGCACTTCAAGGCGAAGTCGAACGACGACCCGGGCCGCCGTTACGCGGAGGCGAGCGCCGCCCGGGACATCGTCATGCAGGCGGCGGCGCGCGCACCCCGCGCGCTGGTGGTGATGGGCGGGGACCTCAACGACACGCCGGGCTCGGCGCCCATCGACGCGCTGGAGAAGGACGGGATGCTCAAGCGCGTGGCGAAGGACCGGCCGGACGACCAGACGTGGACGTACAACTACTCCGGTCGCAAGCAGGCCATCGACCACCTGTTCGTGGCCAACAACGCGGCCGGCACGTACGTGCCGGGCTCGTTCCGCGCGGTCCGGGAGGGCAGCGGCTACGGCGGTTCGGACCACGCCGCCGTGAAGGCCGACTTCATGCCCGGGCCCTGAGGCTCGGCGCAGCTCAGCTGGCGGCGGGGATGGCCTGGATGTCGAGCTCGATGTCGACCTTCTCGCCGACGAGCCACCCGCCGTTGTCGAGCGTCTTGTTCCAGCGGATGCCGTAGTCGGAGCGGTTGATGGTGGCGCGCGCCGTGTAGATGAGGCGCGTGCTGCCCCACGGGTCCTTGGATGTGGCGGTGTGGCGCGCCTCGAAGACGACGGGCTGGGTGACGTTGCGGATGGACAGCTCGCCGGACAGGCGGAAGCCCGCGCCGCCGGTGGGCTCCACGTGGGTGCTGCGGAAGGTGAGCTTCGGCGCGGTCTCCGCGTCGAGGAAGTCCGGCGAGCGCAGGTGCGCGTCGCGCTCCGGCGCGCCGGTGTAGATGCTGGCCGTGTCCGCGGAGACCTCGACCTCGCCCCGCGTGGGCTGTTCGGAGTCCACGCGCAGCGAGCCGGAGACGCGCTCGAAGCGGCCGTGCACGCGGGCCACCACCATGTGACGGGCGATGAAGAGCACGGAGGAGTGTGCGGGGTCGATGTTCCAGGAGGTCACGGGCATGGGGGGAGCTCGTCGGTGCGAATCGAGGGGGAGTGTCGGGTGAGCGGGTCACGACCGACACAGCCATCCTACGCAAATCACAGCCGCTGTCAGGCCTGGCGCAAAGGTGGCGTCAACGGCGCGCCACCACGAGTACAGGCGGTGAGAATCTTCGTCGCCGGGGTGTCTGGCCGTACGGGTCCGACACGCAACCAAGCCCTACTAACGGTCCTAAGGTAGCAACCTCCGGGAAACCGGTGACGCGAAGCAGCCCGTGTCTCTCCGAGAGACGTGCCGCGTGCCCACTGCCGCGAGTCCCGCGGTAAGAGCGACCGTAAAGCCAAGCAAGGCCCGTCCACTCGGACACCCCGGCGACATCGTGAAACACCCGGAGAACGGCGCTGTCATTTTGCCAAGCCGCCTTCCCGGAGGGATTCTGGAAACACGGTCTCGTGAGGGGGAGACCCGACCGCCGGCTGGCGGCTCCTCACGCGCGTCCGCTTCTTCCAGGAGCCACAGTCCCGCATGCGGATCGCCGTCATCTCCACGTACACGCACCCCACCCGTCTGCGCATCAAGGAACCCTCCATCATGCAGTCGGCCGTGCCGGAGCTCATCGCCGGCCTGTGCCCCGCGCATGCCGAGGTGGAGATCTTCAACGAGAAGGAGGTGGACCTCCCCATGGACCGTCACTGGGACCTGGTCTTCTTCTCGTACCTGCACTCCTACTACGAGCACACCAAGGTGCTCTCCACGCTCTTCCGCCAGCGCGGGATGACCACCGTCGCGGGAGGCCGGCACGCCAACCACTTCCCCGATGACGCACAGGCGCACTTCGACGCCGTCATCACCGGCGAGCCCGAGTCCAACGTCCCCGCCCTCATCGCGGACTTCGAGCAGGGCCGGCTCCAGAAGCGCTACGCCCTGCCCTCCTCCGGCCCCACCGACATCCAGCCGTATCGCTACGAGCTCATCGACTTCGAGCACAACAAGGTCCGCCTGCCCGGCATCGAGGCGTCCCGCGGCTGCCCGTTCCGCTGCAACTTCTGCGTCCTCACCGGCCACGAGCGCTACCGCTACCGCCCCGTCGCCCAGGTCCTCGACGAAATCCAGACACGCATGCGCTGGAACCCCAACTACCTGGGATTGATGAAGGACGCCTTCATCTTCCTCGACAACAACCTGGGAGGCTCACCCAAGTACCTGCGCGAGCTGTGCGAGGCGCTCATCCCCCTGAAGAAGACCTGGGGCTGCGCCCTCACCTTCAACGTCCTCAAGGACGAATCCCTGGTCAAGCTGATGGCGAAGGCCGGCTGCCGCTACGTCTACACCGGCCTGGAGTCTCTCAACCCCGAGTCCATCAAGGCGATGAACAAGGGGCAGAACACGCTCTCCGAAGTGGACGCCGTCATCCGCCGCGTCTTCTCCTCCGGCATCCTCCTGTCCTTCGGCCTCATCGTCGGCTCCGACGGCGACACCAACGAGTACCTGGAGAAGCTGCCCATGTATCTCTCCGACCTGGGCTACTTCTCCGTCACCTTCCTCGGCATCGTCTGCCCCTACCCGGAGACGCCCTTCTTCCGCGAGCTCCAGGCGGAGAACCGCCTGCTGCCGGGCACCGTCAGCCGCGACTACGACGGCTACACCCTCTGTCACCGGCCGAAGAACCTGCACCCCTCCGAGGTCATCGAGCACTTCCACCGGCTCTGCGGCCAGCTGGGCAGCCTGCCCAACATCGCGAAGCACTACTGGTCCAAGCTGACCTTGAGCAACCTGCCCCGCTACAAGCAGGTCATCACCTTCTCCGGGCCGGAGATCCTCAGCATCCGCAACCCGCTGAAGAACCCCGCCCGTCGCTACATCGCGGGGCTCGACCCGATGGAGGAATGGGACACGCGGCAGATGGCGGCGCTGGGCCTGAAGCCTCAGCAGCTCACCTGACGCTCACCCGCCGGGGGTGACGCCTCCACCACGGGCGCCATCCCCAGCTCCGCCTCCAGCCGGTCCAACCGGCGCAGCTCCGCCTTCGCGCCAATGGACTCGAAGATGGCGCGCGCCCGGGCCAGGAACTCGGCGCGACGGTGCGGCAGCGCCACCGCCGCGTCGTGGTACGCCACGCCCGTCTCCCACCGGTTCGGCGTGTCCTCCAGGAACTTGATGGCGCGCAGGAACAGCGACTCGGCCGCCTTGCCGCCCTTCTTCAGCGCCAGCGCGCGCGCCGACACGCGCAAGGCCGGACCCTTCATGTACGGATAGCGCCACGCGAGCAGCCGCGCCTTGAACAGACACCGCCGGACGATGGCCCACAGCGCCTCGCGCGGCACCGCCTGCGCCCCCTGCTCCAGCGCGAACAGCGCGCCCTCCGCCGCGTCCACGAGGCCAATCTGGAGGAACGGCACCAGCACGTGGTAGCGCCACAGCGCCTCGTCCGCGCGCACCGCCATCAGCCCCGCCTCCTCCACCTGGTGCTCACGCACCGTCACGTTGACCAGGTGGTTGAGGCTGGCGCACTGGTTGGCCAGGTCCTGCACCTCGATGCTGATGCGCAGCCCCTGCTCCAGCTCCGCGCACAGCTCGCCCACCTCGCCCTCGCCGCGCAGGTAGCGGCACATGGGCACCCACGAGTGCGCCCAGCCCTGGTGCATGAGCGCGTGCAGCTCCTCGCCCATCTTCCCCATCTCGACGTACGCGGCCTCGGCGCCCTCGAAGCGCGAGGCGAGGAACTGGCTGGAGCCCAGCATCATCAGCCCCGTCTGCACCTCCCACATGTCGCGCACCTGGCGCAAGAGCGCCATGGACTGCTCGGCGTACCAGGTGGCCTCCGCCTGCTTGTTGCTGAAGATGGACAGCGTGGCCAGACGCGACAGCGCGATGCCCTCCGCCGAGGGGTCCCTCGCTTGCCGCGCGTAGCTCAGCGCCCGCTGACACCAGCGCTTCGACAACCCGAGGAAGCCCGAGCCGAAGAGCAGCGAGCCGTAATAGCTGCTCGCCAGGCTCAGCCCCCGCTCCCCCTTCGAGCGCTCCGCCATGATGGTGGCCACCATGGTCGCCCACGTGAGCTTCGCCAGGTCCTTGAAGTAGTAGATCTTGATGAGCGAGACGAGCGTCGACAGCTGCTTGAGGTACAGCGGCAGCCGAGGCCCCAGCGGCCGGGCGAGGAAGGGGAACAGGCCGTAGAGCAGGTGCAGCCCGAAGGCCAGGAGCGTGCGCAGCGCCAGTGAGAACAGGTTGCGCGGCATCGGGCGCCCCATCAAATCCATGGCGCGCTCCAGCTCCTGGATGGCGCGCTTGGACTCACCCTTCTCCTGGTGGGCGCGGCCCAGGCCCAGGTGCAGCTCCGCGCGGCGCGGGTCCTGGTCCTCGTCCGCCAGGCACTGCTCGAACATGTGGATGGCGCCCGCGTAGTTGCCCGCCTGCAGCAGCGTCTCCGCCAGCTCCTGCATCACCCGGCGCGTCTTGAGCAGCACCTCGTCCGGGTCCAACGCCTGGGTGATGGCGAGGATTTCGATGGCCTTGTTGTAGTGGTGGACGGCGTCGTCGTTGGCGTACTGCGAGCGCGCGCCCCGGGCCGCCATCAGCGTGTACTCCAGGCCCTTCACCTCGTCGTTCCCGGCGAGGAAGTGGAAGGCCAGGATGCCCGCGGACGGCGCGGTGTTCTCCCCCGCGCGCGCCTCCAGGAAGAGCGCCAGGCGCCGGTGCAGGTCCTCGCGCGAGGACACCATCAGCGTGTTGTACGCCGCGTCGCGGATGACGATGTGCTTGAAGATGCACGTGAAGGGCTCCTCCACCTCCAGGAGGATGAGCCCCAGGTGCGTCAGCGTGTCGATGGCCTCGCGGATGCGCTGGCGAGGCACCGAGCCCGGAGCCAGCGCCGCCACGGCGTCCAGCGTGAAGATGCGACCGATGACGGACGCCACCTTCACCACCAGCTTCTCCGTCTCGCTGAGCAGGTCGATGCGCCCGAGCACCACGTCCTGGATGGAGTCCGGCAGCACCAGCGTCTGAAGGCCGCGCTTGAGCTCTCGCCGCGCCGCGCCCGGAGACACCGGCCCCAGGTAGCCGCCCTCCACCATGCCCTGGACGATGGACTCCGCGAAGAACGGGTTGCCCTGCACCTTGGAGAGCAGCAGGTCCTCCAGCGCGGTGTCCGGCGGCTCCATGCGCAGGTGCACGCGCAAGAGCGCCCGCGTGTCCTCGTCGTCCAGGCTGGAGACGTCGAGCTTGCGCAGGTACGGCAGGTGCTCCAGGCCGCGCAGCTGCTCTCCGGGCCGCATCGTCACCAGCAGCGTCAGGCGCAGGGGCGCAAGCCGGGCGGCGACGTACTCGATGAGGTCGACGGAGATGTTGTCCGCCCAGTGCAGGTCCTCGAAGAAGAGCAGCAGCGGCGTCTTGCGCGCGTGCTTCTCCAGGAGCTGGAAGATGATGTGGAAGACCTTCTGGTTCTTGTGGCGCGCGTCCAGCCCCGAGGTGGCCGCGTCCTCCTCCACGCTCAGGCCCAGGATGTGCGCCATCACCGGCGTCCACTCCGGCCCCACGTCCTCCAGGCTGTCGAGCCCCTGGCGCACCCGGACGAGCTGCGCGTCCACGTCATCGCCCTCGTGCAGGCCGAACAGCTGCACGAGCACCTCCTTCCAGGGGAAGAAGGGCGTGAACATCTCGTACGAGTAGCAGATGCCGTACAGGCTGCGAGCGCCGCGCGACTCGGCCTCCTCCACCACCCGGGCGCCCAGGCGCGACTTGCCGATG
Coding sequences within:
- a CDS encoding endonuclease/exonuclease/phosphatase family protein — its product is MPDLSTRGARPLAFVGALGRSFLRARLVGGLFLGLLGCDGRPPPDLPGAECPSGPCGNGDGEAIRPEGSVRIAAYNVHRLFDTVCDSGRCGGSEYEELPTRDEFDAQVARLSGAIGLLDADVVLLAEVETQAGLDALQARLPEFPHAVLGEIHEDASVDVGVLSAFPITSVVTHRHRALTRPDGSSTRFAREFLEVHLDVNGKEVIVFAAHFKAKSNDDPGRRYAEASAARDIVMQAAARAPRALVVMGGDLNDTPGSAPIDALEKDGMLKRVAKDRPDDQTWTYNYSGRKQAIDHLFVANNAAGTYVPGSFRAVREGSGYGGSDHAAVKADFMPGP
- a CDS encoding YceI family protein; its protein translation is MPVTSWNIDPAHSSVLFIARHMVVARVHGRFERVSGSLRVDSEQPTRGEVEVSADTASIYTGAPERDAHLRSPDFLDAETAPKLTFRSTHVEPTGGAGFRLSGELSIRNVTQPVVFEARHTATSKDPWGSTRLIYTARATINRSDYGIRWNKTLDNGGWLVGEKVDIELDIQAIPAAS
- a CDS encoding B12-binding domain-containing radical SAM protein, translated to MRIAVISTYTHPTRLRIKEPSIMQSAVPELIAGLCPAHAEVEIFNEKEVDLPMDRHWDLVFFSYLHSYYEHTKVLSTLFRQRGMTTVAGGRHANHFPDDAQAHFDAVITGEPESNVPALIADFEQGRLQKRYALPSSGPTDIQPYRYELIDFEHNKVRLPGIEASRGCPFRCNFCVLTGHERYRYRPVAQVLDEIQTRMRWNPNYLGLMKDAFIFLDNNLGGSPKYLRELCEALIPLKKTWGCALTFNVLKDESLVKLMAKAGCRYVYTGLESLNPESIKAMNKGQNTLSEVDAVIRRVFSSGILLSFGLIVGSDGDTNEYLEKLPMYLSDLGYFSVTFLGIVCPYPETPFFRELQAENRLLPGTVSRDYDGYTLCHRPKNLHPSEVIEHFHRLCGQLGSLPNIAKHYWSKLTLSNLPRYKQVITFSGPEILSIRNPLKNPARRYIAGLDPMEEWDTRQMAALGLKPQQLT
- a CDS encoding AAA family ATPase, with product MSSADIDLVLSSLRPYIPGALIRRLEDTEAHALPAVEPVRGAILVLDIAGFTPIVVRLSGEGPRGIDALQRLLRGYYTEMIDVVKAHGGDIYQFAGDSILACFEPASDEGDAEAVARAARCALDVQRRLAPFSRLELLGQRFGVSSRIGIGVGESHRIVLGTTGMWMHPALVGRPLEQAVAAEKRARVGEVLLSPEAWALLPDLARVGEECDGAYRLEPSVPLEARPPPVFDAPGGEELVGRCALLLHPVLFTRITTAHQEMGGDFRDLTCFFLRFKTDHGPSEVEAFTRELNAFYEYVQRESAHHGGVLLMTDFTDKGNVLYVLFGAPTAQQNKEVLASRLACKLVREREAYPYVRELQIGIATGHAYFGDMGSPWRKGYSALGEVVNLAARLMTYADGVGIHIDAQTERKLQQGGFATEFVEDATLKGVTRAVPIFRLKGEVRRSLFVKGRGGIVGRRRELGQLQAAVEESLQGAGRLCVVSGEAGIGKSRLGARVVEEAESRGARSLYGICYSYEMFTPFFPWKEVLVQLFGLHEGDDVDAQLVRVRQGLDSLEDVGPEWTPVMAHILGLSVEEDAATSGLDARHKNQKVFHIIFQLLEKHARKTPLLLFFEDLHWADNISVDLIEYVAARLAPLRLTLLVTMRPGEQLRGLEHLPYLRKLDVSSLDDEDTRALLRVHLRMEPPDTALEDLLLSKVQGNPFFAESIVQGMVEGGYLGPVSPGAARRELKRGLQTLVLPDSIQDVVLGRIDLLSETEKLVVKVASVIGRIFTLDAVAALAPGSVPRQRIREAIDTLTHLGLILLEVEEPFTCIFKHIVIRDAAYNTLMVSSREDLHRRLALFLEARAGENTAPSAGILAFHFLAGNDEVKGLEYTLMAARGARSQYANDDAVHHYNKAIEILAITQALDPDEVLLKTRRVMQELAETLLQAGNYAGAIHMFEQCLADEDQDPRRAELHLGLGRAHQEKGESKRAIQELERAMDLMGRPMPRNLFSLALRTLLAFGLHLLYGLFPFLARPLGPRLPLYLKQLSTLVSLIKIYYFKDLAKLTWATMVATIMAERSKGERGLSLASSYYGSLLFGSGFLGLSKRWCQRALSYARQARDPSAEGIALSRLATLSIFSNKQAEATWYAEQSMALLRQVRDMWEVQTGLMMLGSSQFLASRFEGAEAAYVEMGKMGEELHALMHQGWAHSWVPMCRYLRGEGEVGELCAELEQGLRISIEVQDLANQCASLNHLVNVTVREHQVEEAGLMAVRADEALWRYHVLVPFLQIGLVDAAEGALFALEQGAQAVPREALWAIVRRCLFKARLLAWRYPYMKGPALRVSARALALKKGGKAAESLFLRAIKFLEDTPNRWETGVAYHDAAVALPHRRAEFLARARAIFESIGAKAELRRLDRLEAELGMAPVVEASPPAGERQVSC